From Longimicrobium sp., the proteins below share one genomic window:
- the lipA gene encoding lipoyl synthase, producing MSVEAPQQGTRGYAPQGKDNGVVKSKGTVNVPLLEGQQPLEHRARKPEWLKVRAPGSPNYLRLKQLMRDQGLHTVCEEAHCPNIGECWESGTATFMILGDVCTRACKYCAVAHGLPTELDQDEPRRVADSVVTMGLEHAVVTSVNRDELKNGGAEIYAEVIRQIHARQPGCTVEVLVPDFKGNETALRIVVEAGPEILAHNIDTVERLSKHLRPGGRYWRSISMLGAVKRMNPRQLTKSAIILGMGETEEEIYTSMRDLRDASVDVLTLGQYLRPSQHHVPLDRWVTPDEFRHWKEIGERELGFGHVESGPLVRSSYHAKEQARTIVAQGPGTITEILEADVDSAVVIDPAEAALRAIGAPPVRPAPALVQLGSL from the coding sequence ATGAGCGTCGAAGCACCCCAGCAGGGAACCCGCGGGTACGCGCCGCAGGGCAAGGACAACGGGGTCGTAAAGAGCAAGGGGACGGTGAACGTGCCCCTGCTGGAGGGACAGCAGCCGCTGGAGCACCGCGCGCGCAAGCCCGAGTGGCTCAAGGTCCGCGCGCCGGGAAGCCCCAACTACCTGCGCCTCAAGCAGCTCATGCGCGACCAGGGCCTCCACACCGTGTGCGAGGAGGCCCACTGCCCCAACATCGGCGAGTGCTGGGAGAGCGGCACCGCCACCTTCATGATCCTGGGAGACGTGTGCACCCGGGCCTGCAAGTACTGCGCGGTCGCCCACGGCCTCCCCACCGAACTGGACCAGGACGAGCCCCGCCGCGTCGCCGACTCCGTCGTGACGATGGGGCTGGAGCACGCCGTCGTCACCTCGGTGAACCGCGACGAGCTGAAGAACGGCGGCGCCGAGATCTACGCGGAAGTCATTCGCCAGATCCACGCGCGCCAGCCGGGGTGCACCGTCGAGGTGCTCGTCCCTGACTTCAAGGGGAACGAGACGGCGCTGCGCATCGTGGTCGAGGCCGGGCCCGAGATCCTGGCGCACAACATCGACACGGTGGAGCGGCTGTCGAAGCACCTGCGGCCGGGCGGGCGCTACTGGCGCTCCATCTCCATGCTGGGCGCCGTCAAGCGGATGAACCCGCGGCAGCTCACCAAGAGCGCCATCATCCTGGGAATGGGCGAGACGGAGGAGGAGATCTACACGTCGATGCGGGACCTGCGGGACGCGTCGGTGGACGTGCTCACGCTCGGGCAGTACCTGCGCCCCTCGCAGCACCACGTCCCTCTGGACCGCTGGGTGACGCCCGACGAGTTCCGCCACTGGAAGGAGATCGGCGAGCGGGAGCTGGGCTTCGGGCACGTGGAGAGCGGGCCGCTGGTGCGGTCGTCGTACCACGCCAAGGAGCAGGCGCGCACCATTGTGGCGCAGGGCCCCGGCACCATCACCGAGATCCTGGAGGCCGACGTGGACTCCGCCGTCGTCATCGACCCCGCGGAAGCCGCGCTGCGCGCCATCGGCGCCCCGCCGGTGCGCCCCGCCCCCGCGCTCGTGCAGCTCGGGAGCCTGTAG
- a CDS encoding sigma 54-interacting transcriptional regulator — protein sequence MSDDGTESTDGLLALGGQAIVGESPPMRDAVERACAAVASGASGVILAGEAGTGKELLARGIHYSAAPYDPFLPFDCAAVPEPLLAAELFGTHPSLMADAPPPRRGLIELAGAGTLFVSDVTRLPLPLQQRLAAAIRERTIVREGGDSPVRVQCRVIVAASAPPEVSLEAGTLDAELLAALSPARVDLPPLRDRPGDIRILAELFLRGPAADRGMEMTLDEEALAALEAHPWPGNVRELRHVVERAAQLAGDEVIRAEHLIVLHRTARSGLSNTSSPPAAVIHIPAEGKTLERVEGEAVALTLGLTRGNRSAAARILDISRPTLARKLREHGLGEGNGA from the coding sequence ATGAGCGACGACGGAACCGAAAGCACGGACGGGCTCCTGGCCCTGGGCGGGCAAGCCATCGTGGGAGAAAGTCCACCGATGCGGGACGCGGTGGAGCGAGCCTGCGCCGCGGTGGCGTCTGGAGCATCGGGGGTGATCCTGGCCGGCGAGGCGGGTACGGGAAAGGAGCTGCTGGCGCGCGGCATCCACTACTCCGCGGCGCCGTACGACCCGTTTCTCCCCTTCGACTGCGCCGCCGTTCCCGAGCCTCTCCTGGCGGCGGAGCTTTTCGGCACCCATCCGTCGCTCATGGCCGACGCGCCGCCCCCGCGCCGCGGCCTCATCGAGCTGGCGGGCGCCGGTACGCTGTTCGTCTCCGACGTCACGCGCCTCCCCCTCCCGCTCCAGCAGCGCCTGGCCGCCGCCATCCGCGAGCGCACCATCGTGCGCGAGGGCGGCGACTCGCCGGTGCGGGTGCAGTGCCGCGTGATCGTGGCCGCATCCGCCCCGCCGGAGGTGTCGCTCGAGGCCGGGACGCTGGATGCCGAGCTGCTGGCGGCGCTGTCGCCGGCGCGCGTGGATCTCCCGCCGCTCCGCGACCGTCCCGGCGACATCCGCATCCTGGCCGAGCTCTTCCTCCGCGGCCCCGCCGCCGATCGCGGAATGGAGATGACGCTGGACGAGGAGGCGCTCGCCGCGCTGGAGGCGCACCCCTGGCCGGGCAACGTGCGCGAGCTGAGGCACGTGGTGGAGCGCGCCGCACAGCTCGCCGGCGACGAGGTCATCCGCGCCGAGCACCTGATCGTCCTGCACCGCACCGCGCGCTCGGGCCTCTCCAACACGTCGTCCCCCCCGGCCGCCGTCATCCACATTCCCGCCGAAGGAAAGACGCTGGAGCGGGTGGAGGGCGAGGCCGTGGCGCTCACGCTGGGCCTCACGCGCGGCAACCGCAGCGCCGCCGCCCGCATCCTGGACATCTCGCGGCCCACGCTGGCCCGGAAGCTTCGCGAGCATGGGCTGGGGGAGGGGAACGGGGCGTGA
- a CDS encoding Uma2 family endonuclease, with product MLPAAAPTTRVTPEEYLAFERASEAAHEYVDGAIGEERYSSRVHGLVATAIMVALHDALHGSDAEVFPGGFRIRVPCEPNYLYSDAVAVDGHAETEDDHDDSLLNPAIVVEVLWPATEGYDRGRKWQLYRKIPSVNHFVLVSTRRAQVEWYTRLDERRWLFREAGGLDAVVELDRPRCTIRLADVYDRVADLLAPGLAEAR from the coding sequence ATGCTTCCCGCCGCCGCCCCCACGACCCGCGTCACGCCGGAGGAGTACCTGGCGTTCGAGCGCGCCTCCGAGGCGGCGCACGAGTACGTGGACGGTGCGATCGGTGAGGAGCGTTACTCGTCGCGTGTGCATGGCCTGGTCGCCACCGCTATCATGGTCGCGTTGCACGACGCCCTTCACGGCTCAGACGCCGAGGTGTTCCCGGGAGGCTTCCGCATCCGGGTTCCCTGCGAGCCCAACTACCTGTACTCGGACGCGGTAGCGGTAGACGGGCACGCGGAGACGGAGGATGACCACGACGACTCGCTCCTCAACCCGGCGATCGTCGTGGAAGTGCTCTGGCCCGCGACCGAGGGGTATGATCGGGGACGGAAGTGGCAGCTGTATCGCAAAATCCCGTCGGTGAACCATTTTGTGCTGGTAAGCACGCGCAGAGCACAGGTGGAGTGGTATACCCGGCTGGACGAGCGTCGGTGGCTGTTTCGCGAGGCCGGGGGATTGGATGCGGTGGTCGAGCTCGACCGGCCACGGTGCACCATCCGTCTGGCGGACGTCTACGATCGAGTCGCGGACTTGCTTGCACCCGGTCTGGCGGAGGCCCGATGA
- the pdhA gene encoding pyruvate dehydrogenase (acetyl-transferring) E1 component subunit alpha — protein MPETKTMTAPAPREDQAAPASEAAEAQTTPSGEPGPDRAWQQSEKPQLSDEERMQGLSPEQLRKMMWDMLLGRRFEEKTAESYALGKIGGFCHLYIGQEAVAVGAIHALRKDDYVMTAYREHVHALQCGITPGAVMAELYGRADGCSKGKGGSMHMFSAEHNYLGGHGIVGGQVPLALGVAWKIKYRQEDRVMQVYLGEAAVNQGAFHESLNMAALWKLPLVTIVENNRFGMGTAWERASSLYDISQKATAYAMNSAVADGMDVLDMYRVAKEAHDRARAGEGPTLIEARTYRFVGHSMSDPVSGVYRTKEDVEREKAKDPIRIFADLLSRTGILSQEELEKMDAEVKQISEEAADFAEKSPEPAVDELYTEIYAEENVNGRLYFDMRNR, from the coding sequence ATGCCTGAGACGAAGACCATGACCGCCCCCGCGCCGCGCGAAGACCAGGCGGCCCCCGCCTCCGAAGCGGCCGAGGCGCAGACGACCCCGAGCGGCGAGCCCGGACCCGACCGCGCCTGGCAGCAGTCGGAGAAGCCCCAGCTGAGCGACGAGGAGCGCATGCAGGGGCTCTCGCCCGAGCAGCTCCGCAAGATGATGTGGGACATGCTCCTGGGGCGCCGCTTCGAGGAGAAGACGGCGGAAAGCTATGCCCTGGGCAAGATCGGGGGCTTCTGCCACCTGTACATCGGGCAGGAGGCGGTGGCGGTGGGCGCCATCCACGCGCTGCGCAAGGACGACTACGTGATGACGGCGTATCGCGAGCACGTCCACGCGCTGCAGTGCGGCATCACCCCCGGCGCCGTGATGGCCGAGCTGTATGGGCGTGCCGACGGGTGCAGCAAGGGGAAGGGCGGCTCCATGCACATGTTCAGCGCCGAGCACAACTACCTGGGCGGCCACGGCATCGTGGGCGGGCAGGTGCCGCTGGCGCTGGGCGTGGCGTGGAAGATCAAGTACCGCCAGGAAGACCGCGTCATGCAGGTGTACCTGGGCGAGGCGGCCGTCAACCAGGGCGCCTTCCACGAGTCGCTGAACATGGCCGCGCTCTGGAAGCTGCCGCTGGTGACCATCGTGGAGAACAACCGCTTCGGCATGGGCACCGCGTGGGAGCGCGCCTCGTCGCTTTACGACATCTCGCAGAAGGCCACCGCCTACGCCATGAACTCGGCCGTGGCCGATGGCATGGACGTGCTGGACATGTACCGCGTGGCCAAGGAAGCCCATGACCGCGCCCGCGCCGGCGAGGGCCCCACGCTGATTGAGGCGCGCACCTACCGCTTCGTGGGCCACTCCATGTCCGACCCCGTCTCCGGCGTGTACCGCACCAAGGAAGATGTGGAGCGCGAGAAGGCCAAGGACCCGATCCGCATCTTCGCCGACCTCCTCTCGCGCACCGGCATCCTGTCGCAGGAGGAGCTGGAGAAGATGGACGCGGAGGTCAAGCAGATCTCCGAGGAAGCCGCCGACTTCGCCGAGAAGTCGCCCGAGCCCGCGGTGGACGAGCTCTACACCGAGATCTACGCCGAAGAAAACGTCAACGGCCGGCTCTACTTCGACATGAGGAATCGGTGA
- a CDS encoding four helix bundle protein — MKVSRFEELIAWQKARALCVQVYRVTPKGQFAKDFGLRDQIQRAAVSVMSNIAEGFDRNSRPEFARFLTFARGSAGEVRSQLYLAADLGYVHPEEAAALIEACTEVTRILVALRKSLDRSY; from the coding sequence ATGAAAGTCTCGCGCTTCGAGGAGCTGATTGCGTGGCAGAAGGCCAGGGCGCTGTGTGTGCAGGTGTACCGAGTTACGCCGAAGGGTCAATTCGCTAAAGACTTCGGTCTGCGTGACCAGATACAGCGGGCCGCGGTGTCCGTGATGTCGAACATCGCGGAGGGGTTTGATCGGAACAGTCGTCCCGAGTTCGCGCGCTTTTTGACGTTCGCTCGAGGATCGGCGGGCGAGGTCCGGAGCCAGCTGTACCTCGCGGCAGATCTCGGTTATGTCCACCCCGAGGAAGCTGCGGCATTGATAGAAGCGTGCACCGAGGTGACGCGCATCCTCGTCGCGCTGCGCAAATCGCTTGACCGCAGTTACTAG
- a CDS encoding sigma-70 family RNA polymerase sigma factor, which yields MNPTKLFLEHYDGLYRYLVRLTGDPDLAADAAQEAFVRLVERPPQDRHVRAWLYAVATNVVRDTARARARWLTLLRATPERAPVGDMGPAPDAATESEERRRLVRAALDRLSWKERTVLLMREEGFAHHEIADAVGTTTGSVGTMLARALKKLSAELSPSTESLR from the coding sequence TTGAATCCCACGAAGCTCTTCCTGGAGCACTACGACGGGCTGTACCGCTACCTGGTGCGCCTGACGGGCGACCCGGACCTGGCGGCGGACGCGGCGCAGGAAGCGTTCGTACGCCTGGTGGAGCGGCCACCGCAGGACCGCCACGTGCGGGCCTGGCTGTACGCGGTGGCCACCAACGTGGTACGCGACACCGCCCGCGCCCGTGCGCGCTGGCTCACGCTGCTCCGCGCGACGCCCGAGAGGGCGCCCGTGGGCGACATGGGCCCGGCGCCGGACGCGGCTACCGAGAGTGAGGAACGCCGGCGCCTGGTGAGGGCCGCGCTGGACCGTCTTTCGTGGAAGGAGCGCACCGTGCTGCTGATGCGCGAGGAAGGCTTCGCGCATCACGAGATCGCCGACGCGGTGGGGACCACCACCGGGTCGGTGGGAACCATGCTGGCACGCGCGCTCAAGAAACTTTCCGCGGAGCTCTCTCCCTCAACCGAGAGCCTTCGATGA
- a CDS encoding SDR family oxidoreductase: protein MGGAWEYRGRWGLVTGASSGIGEEFARALARRGMNLVLAARREDRLQALAAALRSEHGVETAVVPVDLAKPGAAGVLWLEASDGRPLHLLVNNAGFGLKGRFDELPAERQTEMVRVNCTALLELAHFAVRDMRPRGEGGIINVASIAGYQPIPYLAAYAASKAFVVALSEALAEENREAGVRVVTLNPGPVATEFQDVAGTVFGDNPVGLRTPQQVVAAALGALERGQRTITPGLVNRLSTYVVRVSPRGVVIRTAKTIMKKMR, encoded by the coding sequence ATGGGTGGAGCGTGGGAGTACCGCGGGCGCTGGGGGCTGGTCACGGGCGCGTCCTCCGGCATCGGCGAGGAGTTCGCGCGGGCGCTGGCGCGTCGGGGGATGAACCTGGTGCTCGCCGCGCGCCGCGAAGACCGGCTGCAGGCGCTGGCCGCCGCCCTCCGCTCCGAGCACGGCGTGGAGACGGCCGTCGTGCCCGTGGACCTGGCCAAGCCTGGCGCGGCCGGCGTCCTCTGGCTGGAGGCTAGCGACGGGCGGCCCCTCCACCTCCTGGTCAACAACGCCGGCTTCGGGCTCAAGGGACGCTTCGACGAGCTCCCCGCCGAGCGGCAGACGGAGATGGTGCGCGTCAACTGCACGGCGCTGCTGGAGCTGGCCCACTTCGCCGTGCGCGACATGCGCCCGCGCGGGGAGGGCGGGATCATCAACGTCGCCTCCATCGCCGGCTACCAGCCGATCCCCTACCTGGCCGCCTACGCCGCAAGCAAGGCGTTCGTGGTCGCCCTCTCCGAAGCGCTGGCGGAGGAGAACCGCGAGGCGGGCGTGCGCGTCGTCACCCTGAACCCCGGCCCCGTAGCCACGGAGTTCCAGGACGTGGCGGGCACCGTCTTCGGCGACAATCCCGTGGGGCTGCGCACGCCGCAGCAGGTGGTCGCCGCCGCGCTGGGCGCGCTCGAACGCGGCCAGCGCACCATCACCCCTGGCCTCGTCAACCGCCTCAGCACCTACGTGGTGCGCGTTTCGCCGCGCGGAGTGGTGATCCGCACCGCCAAGACGATCATGAAGAAGATGCGGTAG
- a CDS encoding pyruvate dehydrogenase complex dihydrolipoamide acetyltransferase → MATKVYMEALSPTMEEGRISTWLKNEGDEVKEGDVLAEVETDKATMELVARGSGVLRKRMIGDGDTANVGVVIAVIGAADEDVSALTGGGDAPAAPAKAPEAAAPAPAAPAPAAQQAEEVPAQPAAPATPAPAAQAESGAPAGGGDGRVKASPLARRMAADAGVDVGSMRGSGPGGRIIRRDVEAAMQAGGAQQQPAQPQAAAPAPQPQAAASQPAAGGRDVPVSQMRKAIAKRLSMSSGPVPHFYLTVEIDMGEAMKMRGRINERFAADGVKVSPNDLVIRAVAGALRRHPWVNASWQGDTIRMNDRVNIGVAVAVEEGLITPVIFDADRKGVAEISREVKELAGRAREKKLKPEEYTGSTFSISNLGMFGIEEFTAVLNPPEAAIMAIGASVDKVVAVDGEMQIRPRMRVTLTCDHRVIDGATGAEFLRTFKSYLEDPMLMIA, encoded by the coding sequence ATGGCCACGAAAGTCTACATGGAAGCCCTCTCCCCCACGATGGAGGAAGGGCGGATCAGCACCTGGCTCAAGAACGAGGGCGACGAGGTCAAGGAAGGCGACGTCCTTGCCGAGGTCGAGACCGACAAGGCGACGATGGAGCTGGTGGCGCGCGGCTCCGGCGTCCTGCGCAAGCGCATGATCGGCGACGGCGACACGGCCAACGTAGGCGTGGTGATCGCCGTCATCGGCGCGGCGGACGAGGACGTCTCGGCGCTCACCGGCGGCGGCGACGCGCCGGCGGCACCCGCAAAGGCTCCCGAAGCCGCCGCGCCCGCACCGGCCGCTCCAGCGCCTGCGGCTCAGCAGGCGGAAGAGGTTCCGGCTCAGCCGGCCGCTCCCGCCACTCCGGCCCCCGCCGCACAGGCCGAGAGCGGCGCGCCCGCGGGCGGTGGCGACGGGCGGGTGAAGGCGTCGCCGCTGGCCCGGCGCATGGCGGCCGATGCCGGTGTAGACGTCGGTTCCATGCGCGGCAGCGGCCCCGGCGGCCGCATCATCCGCCGCGACGTGGAGGCGGCGATGCAGGCGGGCGGCGCCCAGCAGCAGCCGGCCCAGCCGCAGGCCGCGGCTCCGGCGCCGCAGCCCCAGGCCGCAGCTTCGCAGCCGGCGGCGGGTGGGCGCGACGTGCCGGTGTCGCAGATGCGGAAGGCCATCGCCAAGCGGCTTTCGATGTCCAGCGGCCCGGTCCCGCACTTCTACCTCACCGTCGAGATCGACATGGGCGAGGCCATGAAGATGCGGGGCCGCATCAACGAGCGCTTCGCCGCCGACGGGGTGAAGGTGTCCCCCAACGACCTGGTGATCCGCGCGGTGGCCGGGGCGCTGCGCAGGCACCCGTGGGTCAACGCGTCGTGGCAGGGCGACACCATCCGCATGAACGACCGCGTCAACATCGGCGTGGCGGTGGCGGTGGAGGAGGGGCTCATCACCCCCGTGATCTTCGATGCCGACCGCAAGGGCGTGGCGGAGATCAGCCGCGAGGTGAAGGAGCTTGCCGGGCGCGCCCGCGAGAAGAAGCTGAAGCCGGAGGAGTACACCGGCTCCACCTTCTCCATCTCCAACCTGGGGATGTTCGGGATCGAGGAGTTCACCGCGGTGCTCAACCCGCCGGAGGCCGCGATCATGGCCATCGGCGCCTCGGTGGACAAGGTCGTAGCCGTCGACGGCGAGATGCAGATCCGTCCGCGGATGCGCGTCACCCTCACCTGCGACCACCGCGTGATCGATGGGGCCACCGGCGCGGAGTTCCTCCGCACCTTCAAGAGCTACCTCGAAGACCCCATGCTGATGATCGCGTAG
- a CDS encoding PPC domain-containing protein, whose protein sequence is MLRTSLLAAGAVLVLALPLHAQAPIRVGQTVRGELSATDPTAGDDSHYDLYTFRARQGERVTFTLRSSAFDAYLAVGRMEGGEFDEIESDDDGAGDTDARLAITFPADGDYIVRANSLSGGETGAYTLTVEAGGEEEDDEDAPTPAAVAAPIRTGQTVSGALAASDPKMADGSYFDHFRFTGRRGEQVEVVMRSTAFDSHLSVGQLDGTELNVLEMDDDGAGGNDARVRLTLPENGDYVIRANSVSGGETGAYTIALRPYTPPPAPRPQAIRAGQTVNGQLSDSDAQADDDSYYDAFVYEGRAGERLRITMRSTDFDAFLSVGQGTGESFESIQTDDDQGGGTDARIEITLPRAGTYVIRANTLTGGETGAYTLIVERL, encoded by the coding sequence ATGCTCAGAACTTCGTTGCTGGCAGCAGGGGCCGTCCTGGTCCTCGCGCTTCCGCTGCACGCCCAGGCCCCCATCCGCGTAGGTCAGACGGTGCGCGGCGAGCTCTCCGCCACCGACCCCACGGCGGGCGACGACTCGCACTACGACCTGTATACCTTTCGCGCCCGCCAGGGCGAGCGCGTGACCTTCACCCTGCGCTCCTCCGCGTTCGATGCCTACCTGGCGGTCGGGCGCATGGAAGGCGGCGAGTTCGACGAGATCGAGAGCGACGACGATGGCGCGGGCGACACCGATGCACGCCTCGCGATCACCTTTCCGGCGGACGGCGACTACATCGTCCGCGCCAACTCGCTCAGCGGGGGGGAGACGGGCGCCTACACCCTGACCGTCGAAGCGGGGGGCGAGGAGGAGGACGACGAGGACGCGCCCACCCCCGCCGCCGTCGCCGCGCCGATCCGCACGGGGCAGACGGTGAGCGGAGCGCTGGCCGCATCCGACCCGAAGATGGCCGACGGCTCGTACTTTGACCACTTCCGCTTCACCGGCCGGCGGGGCGAGCAGGTGGAGGTGGTGATGCGGTCCACCGCCTTCGACTCGCACCTGTCGGTGGGGCAGCTCGACGGCACCGAGCTCAACGTCCTGGAGATGGACGACGACGGGGCGGGCGGGAACGACGCGCGCGTGCGCCTGACGCTGCCGGAAAACGGCGACTACGTCATCCGCGCCAACTCCGTCAGCGGCGGCGAGACGGGCGCGTACACCATCGCCCTGCGCCCCTACACGCCGCCGCCGGCACCGCGGCCGCAGGCGATCCGCGCCGGCCAGACCGTCAACGGCCAGCTTTCCGACAGCGATGCTCAGGCGGACGACGACTCCTACTACGACGCCTTCGTGTACGAGGGACGCGCGGGCGAGCGGCTGCGCATCACCATGCGATCGACGGACTTCGACGCCTTCCTCTCCGTCGGGCAGGGGACGGGGGAGAGCTTCGAGTCCATCCAGACCGACGACGACCAAGGCGGCGGCACCGACGCCAGGATCGAGATCACCCTTCCGCGCGCCGGCACGTACGTGATCCGCGCGAACACCCTCACCGGTGGCGAGACGGGGGCGTACACCCTGATCGTCGAGCGGCTGTGA
- a CDS encoding Uma2 family endonuclease, with protein sequence MSTITYPGVSPEEYLVRERAAEYKSEYWDGEIVAMSGAPEPHVVITGNIFAALHNRLRGTDCRPYMSDMRVQFDASRKTAYPDVSVVCGERRFKDHRNDVLLNPSLVVEVLSPSTERHDRGKKKDGYRLIPSLREYLFVVQKEPRVELYRREEDESWSCTVYQRMEDEVRLESLGCTLAMAEIYQDVLPPAGRGA encoded by the coding sequence ATGAGCACCATCACCTATCCGGGTGTATCGCCGGAAGAGTACCTCGTCCGTGAGCGCGCCGCCGAGTACAAGAGTGAGTACTGGGACGGCGAGATCGTGGCGATGTCCGGCGCACCGGAGCCGCACGTAGTCATCACGGGTAACATTTTCGCGGCGCTCCACAACAGGCTGCGTGGGACGGATTGCCGGCCATACATGAGCGACATGCGCGTGCAGTTCGATGCATCGCGCAAAACGGCGTACCCGGATGTGAGCGTGGTCTGCGGAGAGCGGCGGTTCAAGGACCACCGCAACGATGTTCTCCTCAACCCGTCCTTGGTGGTCGAGGTGCTGTCGCCCTCCACCGAGCGGCACGACCGGGGGAAGAAGAAGGACGGCTACCGGCTGATTCCCTCGCTGCGCGAGTACCTGTTCGTAGTGCAGAAGGAGCCGCGCGTGGAGCTGTACCGACGCGAAGAAGACGAGAGCTGGAGCTGCACGGTCTACCAGCGGATGGAGGACGAGGTCCGCTTGGAGTCGCTCGGCTGCACGCTGGCGATGGCCGAGATTTACCAGGACGTGCTCCCGCCCGCTGGGCGCGGGGCTTGA
- the nfi gene encoding deoxyribonuclease V (cleaves DNA at apurinic or apyrimidinic sites): MTDSANPLGHGWGLTVAQARELQLALRERIELRAPPDFRPRTIAGADVSMEKFAKRGYAGIVTLDAATLATVEEASSAATLQMPYIPGYLSFRELPPLDDAFRKLRMKPDVVIFDGQGLAHPRRFGIACHGGLLWDVPTIGCAKSILVGGHDEPGWARGSTAPLVHQGETVGVALRTRDGVKPVYVSPGHLMDVETAVRIVLSVSPRYREPETTRRSHRLVNEIRRADSGPGG, from the coding sequence ATGACCGATTCCGCGAACCCGCTCGGCCACGGCTGGGGCCTCACCGTAGCGCAGGCGCGCGAGCTGCAGCTTGCCCTGCGCGAGCGCATCGAGCTGCGCGCGCCGCCGGACTTCCGCCCGCGCACCATCGCCGGCGCGGACGTCTCGATGGAGAAGTTCGCGAAGCGCGGCTACGCGGGGATCGTGACGCTGGACGCCGCCACGCTGGCGACGGTGGAGGAAGCGAGCTCCGCCGCCACGCTCCAGATGCCGTACATCCCCGGCTACCTCTCCTTCCGCGAGCTTCCCCCGCTGGACGACGCCTTCCGGAAGCTGCGGATGAAGCCCGACGTGGTGATCTTCGACGGGCAGGGGCTCGCGCACCCCCGCCGCTTCGGCATCGCGTGCCACGGCGGGCTGCTGTGGGACGTCCCCACCATCGGCTGCGCCAAGTCCATCCTGGTGGGCGGGCACGACGAGCCGGGGTGGGCGCGCGGATCCACCGCCCCGCTCGTGCACCAGGGCGAGACCGTCGGGGTGGCCCTGCGCACCCGCGACGGCGTCAAGCCCGTGTACGTCTCTCCCGGCCACCTCATGGACGTCGAGACGGCCGTGCGCATCGTCCTCTCCGTCTCGCCCAGGTACCGCGAGCCGGAGACCACCCGCCGCAGCCACCGCCTGGTGAACGAGATAAGGCGGGCGGACAGCGGGCCCGGCGGTTGA